In Miscanthus floridulus cultivar M001 chromosome 5, ASM1932011v1, whole genome shotgun sequence, one genomic interval encodes:
- the LOC136453852 gene encoding glycine-rich RNA-binding protein 4, mitochondrial-like isoform X3: MTPRVLLSRLRLAPLLHDGHHLRRSLSAAAAKLPDELPPGAPPPTSDSRLFVAGLSWSVDERSLTDAFSSFGTVTEVRIMYDKNSGRSRGFGFVNFSNDHEAKCAKDDMDGKVMLGRPLRISFALGKVCGASVIVPRLSTVK; encoded by the exons ATGACGCCTCGGGTGCTCCTCTCCCGCCTGCGCCTCGCCCCTCTCCTCCACGACGGCCACCACCTGCGACGCTCTCtctccgccgccgctgccaaACTTCCTGACGAGTTGCCTCCTggcgcgccgccgccgacctccgACTCCAGGCTCTTCGTCGCCG GGTTGTCGTGGTCCGTGGACGAGCGCTCCCTCACGGACGCCTTCTCCTCCTTCGGCACCGTCACCGAAG TTAGAATTATGTATGACAAAAACTCTGGAAGGTCAAGAGGCTTTGGATTTGTTAATTTCTCAAATGATCATGAAGCTAAGTGTGCCAAGGATGATATGGATGGGAAG GTAATGCTAGGGCGGCCATTGCGAATAAGTTTTGCTCTTGGAAAAGTCTGTGGCGCATCAGTTATTGTTCCTCGACTTTCTACG
- the LOC136453852 gene encoding RNA-binding protein CP31B, chloroplastic-like isoform X1, with amino-acid sequence MTPRVLLSRLRLAPLLHDGHHLRRSLSAAAAKLPDELPPGAPPPTSDSRLFVAGLSWSVDERSLTDAFSSFGTVTEDGARGRCSAKCRGDREPLHRAQARSLFDEIPVRDVVTCSAAIYRHARSGLFHESAGLFVGMMRAVRIMYDKNSGRSRGFGFVNFSNDHEAKCAKDDMDGKVMLGRPLRISFALGKVCGASVIVPRLSTVK; translated from the exons ATGACGCCTCGGGTGCTCCTCTCCCGCCTGCGCCTCGCCCCTCTCCTCCACGACGGCCACCACCTGCGACGCTCTCtctccgccgccgctgccaaACTTCCTGACGAGTTGCCTCCTggcgcgccgccgccgacctccgACTCCAGGCTCTTCGTCGCCG GGTTGTCGTGGTCCGTGGACGAGCGCTCCCTCACGGACGCCTTCTCCTCCTTCGGCACCGTCACCGAAG ATGGTGCACGGGGTAGGTGTTCGGCCAAATGCCGTGGAGACCGTGAGCCACTCCATCGTGCCCAGGCCCGCAGCCTGTTCGACGAAATTCCTGTTAGGGACGTGGTCACCTGCTCAGCGGCAATCTACCGGCATGCGAGGAGCGGGTTGTTTCATGAGTCAGCTGGGCTGTTTGTCGGCATGATGAGGGCAG TTAGAATTATGTATGACAAAAACTCTGGAAGGTCAAGAGGCTTTGGATTTGTTAATTTCTCAAATGATCATGAAGCTAAGTGTGCCAAGGATGATATGGATGGGAAG GTAATGCTAGGGCGGCCATTGCGAATAAGTTTTGCTCTTGGAAAAGTCTGTGGCGCATCAGTTATTGTTCCTCGACTTTCTACG
- the LOC136453852 gene encoding pentatricopeptide repeat-containing protein CRR2, chloroplastic-like isoform X2 produces MAVYGKCGYASLAHKVFDDMISRDVVSWNTLILSYGINGQGEQAVALFNDMEESSEERDSVTYLNTMLACSHSGQVDDGLIIFRRMINEKHVNPCQEHIGCLVDMLARAGRLDEAAEVASLTSNEGANPWKALMGGGHLHSHTELTEVAAEKLELCMTKTLEGQEALDLLISQMIMKLSVPRMIWMGR; encoded by the exons ATGGCAGTTTATGGTAAGTGTGGATATGCCAGTTTAGCTCATAAAGTATTTGATGACATGATTTCTCGAGATGTTGTCTCGTGGAATACCCTGATATTATCCTATGGTATAAATGGCCAAGGAGAGCAAGCAGTAGCACTTTTTAATGACATGGAGGAATCTAGTGAAGAGCGAGACAGTGTAACATACTTGAACACAATGCTGGCATGCAGCCATTCTGGACAAGTTGATGATGGGTTGATCATATTCAGGAGAATGATTAATGAGAAGCACGTAAATCCATGCCAGGAGCACATTGGATGCCTAGTAGATATGTTGGCAAGAGCTGGTCGTTTGGATGAAGCAGCAGAAGTGGCTAGCTTGACTAGCAATGAGGGAGCAAATCCTTGGAAGGCTTTGATGGGAGGAGGTCACCTGCATAGTCACACAGAATTAACTGAAGTTGCTGCTGAGAAG TTAGAATTATGTATGACAAAAACTCTGGAAGGTCAAGAGGCTTTGGATTTGTTAATTTCTCAAATGATCATGAAGCTAAGTGTGCCAAGGATGATATGGATGGGAAG GTAA